GACGACTGCTGAAGCGAATCGCGTACATCAGGAGCTCCACGACGATCGAACCGCTGGAGTTTGGCCTAGCGTAGACGTACCCGAGGCTGCCCTTGACGTGTGCGTTGACTTGGGCCGCCGCTACGGGCCAAAGCTCGGAGTTCGAACGCTCGACAGTTTACACGTAGCCTGCGCGCTCGAGCTCAAGGCGGAGCGCTTTTGGACCTTTGACGATCGGCAACTGAAGCTGGCCCGAACCGTGGGCCTAAAAACGAC
This genomic interval from Terriglobales bacterium contains the following:
- a CDS encoding type II toxin-antitoxin system VapC family toxin, with protein sequence MTIYADTSFFVSIYVKDAHSTKADLLLSPGARPCITPLHFAEWAHAISQQVFRRQMTTAEANRVHQELHDDRTAGVWPSVDVPEAALDVCVDLGRRYGPKLGVRTLDSLHVACALELKAERFWTFDDRQLKLARTVGLKTT